The Sulfolobus acidocaldarius DSM 639 genome has a window encoding:
- a CDS encoding 30S ribosomal protein S3ae, which produces MSSKSSSTIRDKWKLKKWYVITAPKVFGEALLGSTPAYDINKALSRKIEVTLYDLTGDYNLVYIHLYFKILGNISGDKLSTIFYGHELSRDYIRSLVRRKSSKINAVVDVTTKDGYMLRVKGLVLTTYRAHISQKTAIRKVISDITRKKAEESDFDQFVQDVIFGKLSNDIFQEAKKIYPLRKVEIEKTKLLKAPKV; this is translated from the coding sequence ATGTCTTCGAAATCAAGCTCAACGATCAGGGACAAATGGAAACTTAAGAAGTGGTATGTAATTACTGCTCCTAAGGTTTTCGGCGAAGCTCTGTTAGGTAGCACTCCAGCATATGATATTAATAAGGCTTTAAGTAGAAAAATAGAGGTTACTTTATATGATCTTACAGGGGATTATAACCTAGTATATATACATCTATATTTCAAGATTTTAGGTAATATAAGTGGAGATAAACTCAGCACTATATTTTATGGGCATGAATTATCTAGAGATTACATTAGATCTTTGGTAAGAAGGAAGAGCTCAAAGATAAATGCAGTAGTTGATGTAACCACAAAAGACGGCTATATGTTAAGGGTAAAGGGCTTGGTGTTAACAACTTATAGAGCTCATATATCACAAAAGACTGCAATTAGAAAAGTCATTTCAGATATTACTAGGAAGAAAGCAGAGGAAAGCGATTTTGATCAATTTGTTCAAGACGTAATATTTGGCAAATTATCCAATGACATATTCCAAGAAGCTAAGAAGATATATCCGCTGAGAAAAGTTGAAATTGAGAAGACTAAATTACTTAAAGCTCCTAAAGTATAA
- the trmJ gene encoding tRNA (cytidine-2'-O-)-methyltransferase TrmJ — translation MTIRLVIVEPEGAYNLGFIARLVKNFLIDEFYVVNPKCDINEAIKFSAKGSEVIEKMMKITNNFDDAIRDVDLKIATSSIADIKGDLLRKSIRPIDLERLIKDKKVAFIFGRESVGLTREEIAKSDFLLFIPANPEYPVLNLSHAVGIVLYELWRNRDNKVPTVSSEPIKLIDDYSKKITDILVNKEATKSMYLVLKRVLIKGIEDNEEAMTIVRILRKIYVRLAKKENESDKLL, via the coding sequence ATGACGATCAGGCTAGTAATAGTTGAACCTGAGGGTGCATATAATTTAGGATTTATAGCTCGTTTAGTCAAAAATTTCCTAATAGATGAATTTTATGTAGTAAATCCAAAATGTGATATCAATGAAGCCATTAAGTTTTCAGCGAAGGGTAGTGAAGTAATAGAAAAAATGATGAAAATAACCAACAATTTTGATGACGCTATACGTGATGTAGACCTAAAAATTGCTACTTCGAGTATAGCCGATATTAAAGGAGATTTATTACGTAAGTCAATAAGACCTATAGATTTGGAGCGCCTCATTAAGGATAAGAAGGTTGCATTTATTTTTGGTAGGGAGAGTGTAGGTTTAACCAGGGAAGAGATAGCTAAATCGGATTTTCTATTATTTATACCAGCAAACCCAGAATATCCTGTTCTAAATCTTTCGCACGCAGTAGGGATAGTACTGTATGAGCTATGGAGAAACAGAGATAACAAAGTTCCCACTGTATCGTCTGAACCTATTAAACTAATTGATGACTACTCTAAGAAGATCACAGATATTCTAGTTAACAAAGAAGCAACAAAAAGTATGTACCTTGTATTAAAGAGAGTTCTAATTAAAGGCATAGAAGATAATGAAGAAGCTATGACCATAGTTAGGATACTGCGAAAAATCTACGTTAGGTTAGCAAAGAAGGAAAATGAGAGTGATAAACTTTTATAA
- a CDS encoding HemK2/MTQ2 family protein methyltransferase, with the protein MGDNRFITFHGYKLCLNDDVYIPAEDTELIMEMIKIKDGETVLDMGSGTGILSLHALKLGAKRVLSIDVNPNAADATLCTLKSNGFSGNVLNCYLLDCIRNTKFDVAIFNPPYLPFEEYDNWLGYSWSGGKSGIDILLSFLSEVVAGRAYVVYSSLSDEDKLMSFLKERFIISSRKEIKIGLERLIGLELIKNDDQASNS; encoded by the coding sequence ATGGGAGATAACAGATTTATTACATTCCATGGGTATAAACTTTGTCTGAACGATGATGTATATATTCCAGCTGAAGATACAGAATTAATAATGGAAATGATAAAGATTAAAGATGGAGAAACTGTTTTAGATATGGGTAGTGGAACCGGTATTCTATCTTTGCATGCCTTAAAATTAGGTGCAAAGAGAGTTCTATCTATAGACGTCAACCCTAATGCTGCAGATGCTACTCTATGTACACTTAAATCAAACGGATTCAGCGGAAACGTACTTAATTGTTACTTATTAGATTGTATAAGAAATACGAAGTTTGATGTTGCTATATTTAATCCTCCTTACCTTCCATTTGAAGAATATGACAATTGGTTAGGTTATAGTTGGTCTGGAGGAAAGAGTGGTATTGATATTTTATTATCCTTCTTAAGTGAGGTTGTGGCTGGGAGAGCCTACGTAGTTTACTCATCTTTATCGGATGAAGATAAATTAATGTCTTTTTTGAAGGAAAGGTTCATAATATCTAGCAGAAAGGAAATAAAGATAGGTCTGGAAAGGTTAATTGGTTTGGAGCTGATAAAAAATGACGATCAGGCTAGTAATAGTTGA
- a CDS encoding 16S ribosomal RNA methyltransferase A — MKNKLGQHFLNDISIIKKLISLVDHSTRPVIEIGSGNGVITKFLKPDIAIEIDVSLINHLRNYQLIIGDGRYLPTTRGQVVSSLPYYITTDFFHEAIKLDNIRKLVLIVQKDFIDKITSKSTSISYLLNYYYKISLFDIVPPSAFSPNPKVFSQLVVFDRTRKYNKNISEIIECISKYRNKSLKNALSLCGYNFELRNNKKVREFKPWEITDLLHSMGINFV; from the coding sequence ATGAAGAATAAGTTAGGACAGCACTTTTTAAATGACATTAGTATTATAAAGAAACTTATTTCTCTTGTAGATCATTCTACAAGACCCGTAATAGAAATTGGATCTGGCAACGGTGTTATTACAAAATTTCTTAAACCCGATATTGCGATTGAAATAGACGTTTCTCTTATCAATCACTTAAGAAATTATCAACTTATAATAGGAGATGGAAGATATCTTCCAACCACTAGAGGCCAAGTAGTATCCTCTTTGCCCTATTACATAACAACAGACTTTTTTCATGAGGCAATAAAGCTAGATAATATTAGAAAACTAGTTCTTATAGTACAGAAAGATTTTATAGATAAAATTACTTCAAAATCTACATCAATATCTTACCTTTTAAATTATTACTACAAAATATCACTGTTTGACATTGTACCACCAAGCGCATTCTCACCCAATCCTAAAGTTTTTTCTCAACTGGTTGTATTTGATAGGACGAGAAAATATAATAAAAATATAAGTGAAATTATAGAATGTATTAGTAAATATAGAAACAAGAGTCTTAAAAACGCATTATCGTTATGTGGTTATAATTTTGAATTACGAAATAATAAGAAGGTAAGGGAGTTTAAGCCATGGGAGATAACAGATTTATTACATTCCATGGGTATAAACTTTGTCTGA
- a CDS encoding DUF655 domain-containing protein — MQRRKQVKEKLENYGYILDYLRQGNPLDKHQYHRNKPVVQLIGEDYFMLMEASPLDSKFEFQLEQRVELGSTPLKIDNLVIYEDLTTVAREELVKVLRNIILQKEEIFVKFFNTAEPLTLKLHALELLPNIGKKTLRIILEERRKQLFTSYKDIESRIGVKDVVNILEERIIKELQGGEKYYLFVYPVEEIKKVVEKPIYVGYLERLR; from the coding sequence ATGCAGAGGAGAAAACAAGTCAAAGAAAAGTTGGAGAACTATGGATATATATTAGATTATTTGAGACAGGGTAATCCATTAGACAAGCATCAATATCATAGGAATAAGCCTGTTGTGCAATTAATCGGCGAAGATTATTTTATGCTCATGGAGGCATCGCCATTAGATTCCAAATTTGAGTTTCAACTGGAACAGAGGGTCGAGTTAGGCTCAACTCCATTAAAGATAGATAATTTAGTAATATATGAGGATTTAACCACAGTAGCCAGAGAGGAGTTAGTTAAAGTTTTAAGAAATATAATTTTGCAAAAGGAGGAAATTTTCGTTAAATTCTTTAATACTGCAGAGCCATTAACTCTTAAACTTCATGCATTAGAGTTACTACCTAATATTGGTAAGAAAACTCTCAGAATCATTCTTGAGGAGAGAAGGAAACAGTTGTTCACTTCCTATAAGGATATCGAATCAAGGATTGGTGTGAAGGACGTGGTCAACATATTAGAGGAGAGAATAATAAAGGAATTACAAGGAGGGGAAAAATACTATTTGTTCGTCTATCCTGTTGAAGAAATAAAGAAAGTAGTAGAAAAACCAATATATGTAGGATACCTTGAGAGACTACGATGA
- a CDS encoding DNA-directed RNA polymerase subunit F: MSYSLKTIEEHFVPYSIAKKYIKELIDTGSSSNLIQKTFDYLNSISRCDEDSASKIMKELEEIVKREDVRAVLASICPTTVEEVRSVLVIDPSTIYSTEQIQKIIEIIKKYVES, encoded by the coding sequence TTGTCATATTCACTTAAAACTATTGAAGAGCATTTTGTCCCTTATTCTATAGCTAAGAAATACATTAAGGAGCTTATAGATACGGGTAGTTCTTCTAATTTAATTCAAAAAACATTTGATTATTTGAATTCCATATCACGATGTGATGAGGATTCTGCATCTAAAATTATGAAGGAACTAGAAGAGATTGTAAAGAGAGAGGACGTAAGAGCTGTGTTGGCAAGTATTTGCCCAACTACTGTAGAAGAAGTAAGATCAGTTCTTGTGATTGACCCATCTACAATCTATAGTACTGAGCAGATTCAGAAAATTATTGAGATTATTAAAAAGTACGTGGAGAGCTGA
- a CDS encoding 50S ribosomal protein L21e, with translation MVARSKGYRSKTRKLLEKKVREKGAIPKLSLLMHDYSQGEYVVVKINPSIHKGMPHRRYHGKVGLVVGKRGKAYEVKVNIGDKERVLIVRPEHLIPFNGIQKR, from the coding sequence TTGGTAGCAAGGTCAAAGGGTTACAGATCGAAAACTAGAAAATTATTAGAAAAAAAAGTGAGAGAAAAGGGCGCTATACCGAAACTAAGCTTATTAATGCATGATTATTCACAGGGAGAGTACGTGGTTGTTAAAATAAATCCTTCTATACATAAAGGTATGCCTCATAGAAGGTATCATGGTAAAGTTGGTCTAGTTGTTGGAAAGAGAGGGAAAGCATACGAGGTAAAAGTAAATATAGGTGATAAGGAAAGAGTTCTTATAGTTAGACCAGAGCACTTAATTCCATTTAATGGAATACAAAAAAGATAA
- a CDS encoding recombinase family protein yields MKALGYARVSVEDERIENQIAEISAYAKNNGIELMKIFTDVGVSGSKPALEREGFKSLMQASELLDVKTIVIYDLTRLGRDLFDLVTTYKTLLEKGYNVLFVKHPELNVTQSSPIGEALRKALLVLLGAVAELERAFIRERTVSGLARAKAQGVKLGRKPADIPVELVKRYLKMGATKKFIYAKLVEDGFLRYKEKGVERVMSYDWFLKRMKKEGL; encoded by the coding sequence GTGAAGGCGCTGGGTTACGCTAGAGTGAGCGTGGAAGACGAGAGGATTGAGAACCAAATCGCTGAAATTAGCGCTTATGCGAAGAATAACGGGATTGAGCTGATGAAGATATTCACAGACGTGGGAGTCTCTGGCTCAAAGCCCGCTTTAGAGCGTGAAGGATTCAAATCGCTAATGCAGGCTAGCGAGTTATTAGACGTTAAGACTATAGTGATTTATGACTTGACTAGGCTAGGTCGAGATCTATTCGATCTAGTAACCACTTATAAAACGTTGTTAGAAAAAGGATACAATGTTCTATTCGTAAAGCACCCTGAGTTAAACGTCACCCAGAGCTCGCCGATTGGTGAAGCCCTCAGAAAGGCGCTGTTAGTACTCTTGGGAGCTGTAGCTGAGCTGGAGAGAGCTTTCATCAGAGAGAGGACCGTAAGCGGTCTAGCGAGGGCTAAGGCTCAAGGCGTGAAGCTGGGCAGAAAACCCGCAGACATCCCAGTGGAGCTGGTTAAACGTTACTTGAAGATGGGAGCTACTAAGAAGTTCATCTACGCTAAATTAGTTGAGGACGGCTTTCTGCGTTATAAAGAGAAGGGTGTAGAGCGCGTCATGTCGTACGACTGGTTCTTAAAGAGAATGAAGAAGGAAGGACTCTAG
- a CDS encoding RIP/P131 family protein: protein MMELKHKKEEYAKELINLLSRFMSGKISYPVLSLRLTGIEAKVHESGFEDLVRLIHELLKAIREAERKGSNEINKLVRPYVEKLESIAKG from the coding sequence ATGATGGAGTTGAAGCATAAGAAAGAGGAGTATGCGAAGGAATTAATAAATCTGCTCAGCAGGTTCATGAGCGGTAAGATAAGCTACCCTGTGCTTTCCCTAAGGCTAACAGGCATAGAGGCAAAGGTCCATGAGTCAGGCTTTGAGGACTTAGTGAGGCTAATACATGAGCTCCTCAAGGCGATTAGGGAAGCAGAGAGAAAGGGTTCAAATGAAATTAACAAGTTAGTTAGACCATACGTGGAGAAACTTGAGAGTATTGCAAAGGGTTAG
- a CDS encoding tyrosine-type recombinase/integrase — protein MELSKEQRRELLKRAVELLGYPKLTEITNRSKKQLYLYVRGYDERGKEIEPPDEIVNEVMKALPVDEVVKIVHGIDYSDVTPSDILRVMVKASKDPSFRNIFLFFLHKYFGDLIKETAKEYIVTQEDIQLFEKLLKETKSTKTAKDRLNYLKRALADLGNTLTPEGLKEYILDLMAESNGKAEHTVKALKLFIKEVVKLRDPALARLLYDSFKTPRGKTKYRPMNLSIDILKRIFNNIQDIGAKAFFLVLAETGLRTGEVLSLTVEQVDLEHRVIKLMKENETKRAYITFLHENTAKWLKEVYLPYREDFVSRYLENVKKLAEANPEQGIDVTLWFNKFFPFRDDSLRFDIKNAMKRVLGREFRLYDLRSFFASYMIKQGVSPMVVNILQGRVPPQQFRILQEHYFVISEEELRYAYEKHAPRIL, from the coding sequence ATGGAACTCTCTAAGGAACAGAGAAGAGAACTTCTCAAGAGGGCTGTTGAACTTCTAGGCTATCCTAAGCTCACAGAAATTACTAATAGGAGTAAGAAGCAGTTGTACTTATACGTTAGGGGCTATGATGAGAGGGGTAAAGAGATTGAGCCTCCTGATGAGATCGTTAATGAAGTAATGAAAGCGTTACCAGTTGATGAAGTTGTTAAAATTGTCCATGGCATTGATTATTCAGATGTTACCCCTTCAGATATCTTAAGGGTAATGGTAAAAGCCTCAAAGGATCCTAGCTTTAGGAATATCTTCCTATTCTTTTTGCATAAGTACTTTGGCGATTTAATAAAAGAGACTGCAAAGGAGTATATAGTCACACAGGAGGATATTCAGCTTTTCGAAAAACTGCTGAAAGAGACCAAATCTACTAAGACTGCAAAGGATAGGCTAAACTACTTGAAGCGCGCTTTAGCTGACCTAGGAAACACTTTAACGCCTGAAGGCCTAAAGGAATACATTCTAGACCTGATGGCTGAGAGTAATGGAAAGGCTGAACATACTGTCAAAGCACTAAAATTATTCATTAAGGAAGTAGTTAAGTTAAGAGACCCTGCGTTAGCTAGACTACTCTACGACTCATTTAAGACACCCAGGGGAAAGACAAAATATAGGCCCATGAACTTGTCGATTGATATCCTAAAGAGAATATTTAATAATATACAGGATATTGGTGCTAAGGCATTCTTCTTAGTCCTAGCAGAGACTGGCCTAAGGACTGGTGAAGTCTTATCGCTCACTGTGGAACAGGTTGACCTAGAACACCGCGTGATTAAGCTAATGAAGGAGAACGAGACTAAGAGGGCTTACATAACATTCCTTCACGAAAACACTGCTAAGTGGTTAAAAGAGGTGTATTTACCTTATCGTGAGGACTTCGTTTCACGATATTTAGAGAACGTCAAAAAGTTGGCAGAGGCTAACCCTGAGCAAGGAATTGACGTTACATTATGGTTCAACAAGTTCTTCCCATTCCGTGATGATTCACTGCGTTTCGACATAAAGAATGCTATGAAGAGAGTACTAGGTCGTGAGTTCAGGCTATACGACTTGAGGAGCTTCTTTGCCTCTTACATGATAAAGCAGGGTGTTTCACCAATGGTCGTGAATATACTGCAGGGTAGAGTTCCTCCACAGCAGTTTAGGATCCTGCAGGAGCACTACTTTGTTATATCAGAAGAGGAGCTAAGATACGCTTATGAGAAACACGCTCCTAGAATACTCTAA
- a CDS encoding beta-CASP ribonuclease aCPSF1: MSIRLNIVNAIYNGMPKEAGISKIDFEGPEIAVYVRNPAVVDGETVKKIAKEIKKRVVVKADPKSRKDKEETKEIIKNIVPQEAQIIDIKFDDELGEVLIKAKKPGLVIGKGGSIQQKIFAETYWRPIIVREPPLKSRTYDGVLTHIYNETEYRAKALRVFGERIHRDILFKDRFVRITGLGGFNEVGRSAVLVETPESKILLDVGLNPSVSYGEKLFPRIDIDQVKLEDIDAVVITHAHLDHCGMVPLLFKYGYEGPVYMTPPTRDIMALAQLDALDVAEKEGRPIPYTAKEVRRELLHTITLDYGEVTDIAPDVKLTFYNAGHILGSAMAHLHIGEGLHNVVYTGDFKYARTKLLDKANDEFIRVDTMIMETTYGAHDQENREESEAKLIDIINKTISKGGKVLIPVLSVGRGQEIMLVINDAMKNKKIPEVPVYITGMVDEITAIHTAYPEWLSRELREAILYRDENPFMSEFFKRIEGYKEDIAQGEPSIIIATSGMLNGGPAVEFFKNMAHDTRNSIVFVSYQAEGTLGRKVRDGAKDIQILDRDGRVENIKVNMEIGVVEGFSGHSDRRQLLAFLRNLNVKPKNLVLNHGEPSAISSFKRLVESGKIKGIDNVYAPKILESIRTI, from the coding sequence GTGTCAATCAGATTAAACATAGTCAATGCAATATACAATGGTATGCCTAAAGAGGCAGGTATTTCAAAAATAGATTTTGAAGGACCAGAAATAGCCGTGTACGTTAGGAACCCTGCTGTTGTAGACGGTGAAACAGTAAAGAAAATAGCGAAGGAAATAAAGAAACGTGTCGTTGTGAAAGCAGATCCAAAGTCAAGGAAAGATAAAGAGGAAACAAAAGAAATAATAAAAAACATAGTACCGCAAGAGGCTCAAATAATAGACATTAAGTTTGACGACGAATTAGGAGAGGTACTAATAAAGGCTAAAAAGCCAGGACTTGTAATAGGTAAAGGTGGGTCAATACAACAGAAGATATTTGCTGAAACCTACTGGAGACCAATAATAGTAAGAGAACCACCTCTGAAGTCAAGGACTTATGATGGAGTATTAACCCACATATACAATGAGACAGAGTATAGGGCAAAGGCACTAAGAGTATTTGGAGAAAGGATTCATAGAGATATCCTGTTTAAGGATAGGTTTGTGAGGATAACAGGATTAGGAGGATTTAATGAAGTTGGTAGGTCAGCAGTACTTGTAGAAACCCCAGAAAGTAAGATCTTACTTGATGTGGGCTTAAACCCAAGTGTTTCCTATGGCGAAAAATTATTCCCAAGGATAGACATTGACCAAGTTAAACTTGAGGATATTGACGCTGTAGTAATAACACATGCACATTTAGACCACTGTGGTATGGTTCCACTACTTTTCAAGTATGGTTATGAAGGGCCTGTATACATGACACCACCAACAAGGGATATAATGGCATTAGCCCAGTTAGACGCACTCGATGTGGCTGAGAAGGAAGGAAGACCAATACCTTACACCGCTAAGGAGGTAAGAAGGGAACTACTACACACTATAACACTTGATTATGGCGAAGTCACTGATATAGCCCCTGACGTGAAGCTAACGTTTTACAATGCTGGACATATATTAGGTTCAGCAATGGCACACCTACACATTGGGGAAGGATTACATAATGTAGTGTACACTGGTGATTTCAAGTACGCTAGGACAAAGCTCCTAGACAAGGCTAACGATGAGTTCATAAGGGTTGACACAATGATTATGGAGACAACTTATGGAGCACATGACCAGGAAAACAGAGAAGAATCAGAGGCAAAGCTGATTGATATAATAAACAAGACAATAAGTAAAGGAGGAAAAGTACTAATCCCAGTATTGTCAGTAGGGAGAGGACAGGAAATAATGCTTGTCATAAACGACGCAATGAAAAATAAGAAAATACCAGAAGTCCCCGTCTATATAACAGGAATGGTAGACGAGATAACTGCTATACATACTGCCTATCCTGAGTGGTTGAGTAGGGAGTTGAGGGAGGCAATACTTTATAGGGACGAAAACCCATTTATGTCAGAGTTCTTCAAGAGAATCGAAGGATATAAGGAAGATATTGCCCAAGGTGAGCCAAGTATCATAATAGCAACTTCAGGAATGCTAAATGGAGGCCCAGCAGTAGAGTTCTTCAAAAATATGGCTCATGATACAAGGAACTCAATAGTCTTTGTCAGTTACCAAGCAGAGGGCACACTGGGAAGAAAAGTTAGAGATGGAGCTAAAGACATACAGATACTTGACAGGGACGGAAGGGTTGAAAACATAAAAGTAAATATGGAAATAGGAGTTGTAGAGGGATTTTCAGGACACAGTGACAGGAGGCAACTACTAGCGTTTTTAAGGAATTTAAACGTAAAACCAAAGAACTTAGTATTAAATCATGGAGAGCCTTCCGCAATAAGTTCATTCAAGAGATTGGTAGAAAGTGGTAAAATAAAGGGTATAGATAACGTATACGCACCAAAAATTCTGGAAAGCATTAGAACAATATAA
- a CDS encoding NAD(P)-dependent glycerol-1-phosphate dehydrogenase has protein sequence MEIKEHIINLPKHIYTGYGILDNFRNYLQTLNLPQPFLVITGPVIHQEIFSKRIEEHIKDFKYEVVIVNKSDLSEAEKVEDIARQKGIKTILGVGGGTVIDIAKFTAYKIDREFISIPTSPSHDGITSPFAAIKGLGKPISIKAKEPLAIISDVEILASAPRRLINAGIGDTLGKITAVRDWRLAHKLRGEYYGDYTASLALMSARHALSCTKIINKDIRAGVRVLTEALISSGVAMGMAGSTRPASGSEHLFAHAIELLYPNLGLHGELVALGTIMMAYIHGINWRRIRRAMKKIGLPVTSKQIGIPDEGIIKALTIAHSIRPERYTILGDRGLTWESAEKIARETGVIS, from the coding sequence GTGGAAATCAAGGAACATATCATTAATTTACCCAAACATATCTACACTGGGTATGGCATTTTAGACAATTTTAGAAATTACTTACAGACATTAAATTTACCTCAACCCTTTCTTGTGATTACAGGACCCGTAATACACCAAGAGATATTTTCGAAGAGAATAGAAGAGCATATCAAGGATTTCAAATATGAAGTAGTAATAGTAAACAAATCTGATTTATCTGAAGCGGAAAAAGTTGAGGATATTGCAAGACAAAAAGGCATAAAAACTATATTAGGAGTAGGAGGAGGTACGGTAATTGATATTGCGAAGTTTACAGCATATAAGATAGATAGAGAGTTTATTAGCATTCCTACTTCACCATCTCATGATGGTATTACATCACCCTTTGCTGCAATAAAAGGGCTTGGGAAACCTATCTCAATTAAAGCAAAGGAACCTCTAGCTATAATCTCTGATGTGGAGATCTTAGCCTCAGCCCCAAGAAGATTAATAAATGCAGGCATAGGTGATACCTTAGGTAAGATCACTGCAGTTAGAGATTGGAGATTGGCTCATAAGTTGAGGGGTGAATATTATGGAGACTATACTGCCTCTCTGGCTTTAATGTCAGCAAGACATGCATTATCATGTACTAAGATTATTAATAAGGATATAAGGGCAGGAGTAAGGGTTTTAACAGAAGCATTAATTAGTAGCGGAGTTGCAATGGGTATGGCTGGTAGCACTAGACCAGCTAGTGGGTCTGAACACCTTTTTGCTCATGCAATCGAATTACTTTATCCTAATCTTGGTCTTCATGGGGAATTGGTGGCTTTAGGAACTATTATGATGGCATATATACATGGAATAAATTGGAGGAGAATTAGAAGAGCTATGAAAAAAATTGGTCTACCGGTAACGTCAAAACAGATAGGAATACCGGATGAAGGAATAATAAAAGCATTAACAATTGCACATAGTATAAGACCTGAGAGATATACAATTTTAGGTGACAGAGGTTTAACATGGGAGTCTGCAGAGAAAATAGCCAGAGAGACGGGAGTTATAAGTTAA
- a CDS encoding FKBP-type peptidyl-prolyl cis-trans isomerase: MFKDKDFVYIDYVAKVKDTGEIFDTTIEEEAKKANIYSNNVKYEPKLVILGEHSIISGLEEAIYQMNAGEEKEVEIPPEKAYGKKDPTKVRIVSLGDLKKRGVNPYPNMMVRFTDGSVATVKSVTGGRVVLDFNHPLADKTVIYKVKVVKVLQDEKDKVKAVLEKWLGKNNADKFGIELGEDKKNLKITVPKDYYKVEDFQLVIYMLARDIINYVLPESVVSFIENFQKDTFS; encoded by the coding sequence ATGTTTAAGGATAAAGATTTTGTCTATATTGATTATGTTGCTAAGGTAAAAGATACCGGAGAAATTTTCGATACTACAATAGAAGAGGAAGCTAAGAAGGCTAACATTTATAGTAACAATGTAAAGTACGAACCAAAACTTGTGATACTAGGCGAACATTCAATAATTTCTGGATTGGAAGAGGCTATATATCAGATGAATGCAGGAGAAGAAAAGGAGGTTGAAATACCACCAGAAAAAGCATATGGAAAGAAAGATCCTACGAAGGTAAGAATTGTATCCCTAGGCGATCTTAAGAAGAGGGGAGTAAACCCCTATCCGAATATGATGGTAAGATTTACAGACGGCTCTGTTGCAACAGTGAAAAGTGTAACAGGAGGGAGGGTAGTTTTAGACTTCAATCATCCGTTGGCAGACAAAACAGTCATCTATAAGGTTAAAGTAGTTAAGGTTTTGCAGGATGAGAAGGATAAGGTTAAGGCTGTTTTAGAGAAGTGGCTTGGGAAAAACAATGCAGATAAGTTCGGTATAGAATTGGGAGAGGATAAAAAGAACTTGAAAATTACTGTCCCTAAGGACTATTATAAGGTTGAAGATTTTCAATTAGTTATTTACATGCTAGCGAGGGATATCATAAACTATGTGTTACCAGAGTCTGTAGTGTCCTTTATCGAGAATTTCCAAAAAGATACTTTTAGTTAA
- a CDS encoding 50S ribosomal protein L37e: MKGTPSFGKMNKTPTHVRCRRCGRNSFNARKGYCAACGFGRSKKIRRYSWQNKKVNGVRLV; the protein is encoded by the coding sequence ATGAAAGGAACGCCGTCATTTGGTAAGATGAATAAAACACCAACCCATGTAAGATGCAGACGTTGTGGAAGAAATAGCTTTAATGCCAGAAAAGGTTATTGTGCAGCATGTGGATTTGGAAGAAGTAAGAAGATAAGAAGGTACAGTTGGCAGAATAAAAAAGTAAATGGAGTGAGATTAGTATAA